The following proteins are encoded in a genomic region of Chiroxiphia lanceolata isolate bChiLan1 chromosome 18, bChiLan1.pri, whole genome shotgun sequence:
- the RPLP0 gene encoding 60S acidic ribosomal protein P0 encodes MPREDRATWKSNYFMKIIQLLDDYPKCFIVGADNVGSKQMQQIRMSLRGKAVVLMGKNTMMRKAIRGHLENNPALEKLLPHIRGNVGFVFTKEDLTEIRDMLLANKVPAAARAGAIAPCDVTVPAQNTGLGPEKTSFFQALGITTKISRGTIEILSDVQLIKTGDKVGASEATLLNMLNISPFSFGLVIQQVFDNGSIYNPEVLDITEETLHKRFLEGVRNVASICLQIGYPTIASVPHSIINGYKRVLAVAVETDYTFPLAEKVKAFLADPSAFVAAMPVVTEAAAPAAAAAAAPAKEAAKEESEESDEDMGFGLFD; translated from the exons ATGCCCAGGGAAGACAGGGCTACGTGGAAGTCCAACTATTTTATGAAAATCATC CAACTCCTGGATGATTACCCAAAATGTTTCATTGTGGGAGCAGACAATGTGGGATCCAAGCAGATGCAGCAGATCCGCATGTCCCTGCGTGGGAAGGCTGTTGTGCTGATGGGGAAGAACACGATGATGCGCAAAGCTATTCGTGGTCATCTGGAGAACAACCCTGCCCTAGAAAA GCTGCTGCCTCACATCCGTGGGAATGTGGGCTTTGTCTTCACCAAGGAGGATCTGACCGAGATCCGGGACATGCTGCTGGCTAACAAG GTACCAGCTGCTGCCCGTGCCGGTGCTATTGCTCCTTGTGATGTGACTGTGCCAGCCCAGAACACGGGCCTTGGGCCAGAGAAGACCTCCTTTTTCCAGGCCTTGGGCATCACCACGAAGATTTCCAGAGGAACCATTGAAATTCTG AGCGATGTGCAGCTCATCAAGACTGGAGACAAAGTGGGTGCCAGCGAAGCCACCCTGCTCAACATGCTGAACATCTCCCCGTTCTCCTTCGGGTTGGTGATCCAGCAGGTCTTTGACAATGGCAGCATTTACAACCCTGAAGTGCTGGACATCACTGAGGAGACCTTGCACAAGCGCTTCCTGGAG GGTGTTCGTAATGTTGCCAGCATCTGTCTGCAAATTGGGTACCCAACCATTGCTTCTGTGCCCCACTCCATCATCAACGGGTACAAGCGTGTCCTGGCCGTGGCTGTGGAGACCGACTACACCTTCCCACTGGCTGAAAAG GTGAAGGCCTTCTTGGCAGACCCCTCTGCCTTTGTGGCAGCCATGCCTGTGGTCACTGAAGCAgctgcacctgctgctgctgccgccgctgctCCGGCAAAGGAGGCGGCGAAGGAGGAGTCGGAGGAGTCTGACGAGGACATGGGATTTGGTCTCTTTGACTAA